Proteins from a genomic interval of Actinoalloteichus hymeniacidonis:
- a CDS encoding class I SAM-dependent methyltransferase — MSQPSEKSGSVEESEATTPSGTSESQPPGPSGAANPQDENYSQAFAAFLAHTDQKRRMWDHLESILEALPRRDVLIDAGAGEGGTTAWLSGSFRRTIAIEPNSQLRVTLQTVCPTATVLPTKILDTEPAERGDLVLNSHVLYYIPRQDWSPVLARLASWTSDTGQLIVVLENPDSAAMVMVAHFTGLRFDLTSAAEEFLTGDAEGRWVVRIDTSPARVRAPDLETATTVAEFILGIAPAELHPTRAQVTEYVQQHFAADDGSYTIDCTQDLLRIRHP; from the coding sequence ATGAGCCAGCCGAGCGAGAAGTCCGGCTCCGTCGAGGAATCCGAGGCGACCACCCCATCGGGGACGTCCGAATCGCAACCGCCCGGGCCATCGGGCGCGGCCAACCCGCAGGACGAGAACTACAGCCAGGCATTCGCGGCCTTCCTCGCCCACACCGACCAGAAACGCCGAATGTGGGATCACCTGGAGTCGATTCTGGAGGCGCTGCCCCGTCGGGACGTGTTGATCGACGCGGGCGCGGGCGAGGGCGGCACGACCGCCTGGTTGAGCGGATCGTTCCGCCGCACCATCGCGATCGAGCCGAACTCCCAGCTGCGCGTCACCCTGCAGACCGTGTGCCCGACCGCGACGGTGCTGCCGACAAAGATTCTGGACACCGAGCCCGCCGAGCGCGGAGACCTGGTGCTCAACTCCCATGTCCTCTACTACATACCGAGGCAGGACTGGTCGCCGGTGCTGGCCAGGCTCGCTTCCTGGACCTCCGACACCGGTCAGTTGATCGTCGTGTTGGAGAACCCCGACAGCGCCGCCATGGTGATGGTCGCGCACTTCACCGGACTGCGATTCGACCTCACCTCGGCCGCCGAGGAGTTCCTCACCGGTGATGCCGAGGGCCGGTGGGTTGTGCGGATCGACACGAGTCCGGCCAGGGTGCGCGCCCCCGATCTGGAGACCGCCACGACCGTCGCCGAGTTCATCCTCGGAATCGCGCCTGCCGAGCTGCATCCCACCCGGGCCCAGGTCACCGAGTACGTCCAACAGCATTTCGCCGCCGACGACGGCTCCTACACGATCGACTGCACCCAGGACCTGCTGCGGATCCGACACCCCTGA
- a CDS encoding sulfate adenylyltransferase subunit 1 codes for MSGGEQIDSLRLATAGSVDDGKSTLVGRLLHDTKSVLADQLEAVHRVSTERGLTEPDLSLLVDGLRAEREQGITIDVAYRYFATPRRSFVLADTPGHVQYTRNTVTGASTAQLAILLVDARRGVVEQTRRHAAVVALLGVPRLVLAVNKIDLVDYDETVFRAVSAEFAAHAAALGYAADDVVSIPVSALVGDNVVTSSANTGWYSGPTLLEHLETVPVAPDPHEVPFRMAVQYVIRPRTPEYPDYRGYAGQVAAGLVRPGDEVAVQPAGLRSTVHRIDTADGPLAEAVAGQSVTLLLTDELDIGRGDVIGEVAEAPKPVTEIDATLCWLSERPLRAGARVLIKHGARTTQAVVDQLTARFDEQRLVTIPDPAELGLNEIGRVSVRTAEPLPVDDYAISRRTGAFLVIDPAEGNTLAAGLVGVPLQALQSDGSPAAADTATTDPITPTEPAPVAT; via the coding sequence ATGAGCGGTGGCGAACAGATCGACTCTCTTCGGCTGGCCACGGCGGGCAGCGTCGACGACGGCAAGTCGACCCTGGTCGGCAGGCTGCTGCACGACACCAAGTCGGTGCTGGCCGATCAGCTGGAGGCCGTCCACCGGGTGAGCACCGAACGCGGCCTGACGGAACCGGACCTCTCGCTGCTGGTCGACGGGCTGCGCGCGGAGCGGGAACAGGGCATCACCATCGATGTCGCCTACCGTTACTTCGCGACGCCGCGCCGATCCTTCGTGCTGGCCGACACGCCGGGACATGTGCAGTACACCCGCAACACCGTCACGGGGGCCTCCACCGCCCAGTTGGCGATCCTGCTGGTGGATGCCCGGCGCGGCGTGGTGGAGCAGACCCGGCGGCATGCCGCGGTGGTGGCGCTGCTCGGGGTGCCGAGGCTGGTGCTGGCGGTCAACAAGATCGACCTGGTCGACTACGACGAGACGGTGTTCCGTGCGGTGAGCGCCGAGTTCGCCGCCCACGCCGCCGCGCTCGGTTACGCCGCCGACGACGTGGTCTCGATACCGGTATCGGCGCTGGTCGGCGACAACGTCGTCACCTCATCCGCCAACACCGGCTGGTACTCGGGGCCGACCCTGCTGGAACACCTGGAGACGGTGCCCGTGGCACCGGATCCACATGAGGTGCCCTTCCGGATGGCGGTGCAGTACGTGATCCGCCCCCGGACTCCGGAGTACCCGGACTACCGGGGTTACGCGGGTCAGGTCGCGGCCGGGCTCGTACGGCCCGGCGACGAGGTGGCGGTCCAACCAGCCGGGTTGCGCAGCACCGTGCACCGCATCGACACCGCCGACGGGCCGCTGGCCGAAGCGGTGGCCGGCCAGTCGGTGACGCTGTTGTTGACCGACGAGTTGGACATCGGTCGGGGCGATGTGATCGGCGAGGTAGCCGAGGCGCCGAAGCCGGTCACCGAGATCGACGCGACGCTGTGCTGGCTCTCCGAGCGTCCGCTGCGCGCAGGAGCGCGAGTCCTGATCAAGCACGGCGCCCGCACCACCCAGGCGGTGGTCGACCAGCTGACCGCTCGCTTCGACGAACAGCGGCTGGTCACGATCCCCGATCCCGCCGAGCTGGGACTCAACGAGATCGGCCGGGTGTCGGTGCGCACGGCCGAGCCGCTGCCGGTGGACGACTACGCGATCAGCAGACGGACCGGCGCGTTCCTGGTCATCGATCCGGCCGAGGGCAACACCCTGGCCGCCGGGCTGGTCGGGGTTCCGCTACAGGCCTTGCAGTCAGACGGCTCGCCGGCCGCGGCGGACACCGCGACGACCGACCCGATCACTCCGACCGAGCCCGCGCCGGTGGCGACCTGA
- a CDS encoding ABC transporter ATP-binding protein has product MTVTLTDAADIDARDGQAVSVSKLVKQFGHGPEAVLALDGVDLTVAPGEFVCLLGASGCGKTTLLNLLARLEEPTSGSVTVNTARPAVMFQEPALMPWLTARRNVELPLRLAGVKAAARREQALELLELVRLGGQGDKRPHELSGGMRQRVALARALASAGHSPGSDGAVGPEGGAHRLLLMDEPFGALDAITRDVLQAELVRVWQATATSVLFVTHDVREAVRLAQRVVLLSSRPGRVVQEWASDGSERLVEEITDRLREVISSHAGS; this is encoded by the coding sequence ATGACGGTGACACTCACCGACGCGGCCGACATCGACGCGCGGGACGGCCAGGCCGTGTCGGTGTCGAAGCTGGTCAAACAGTTCGGCCACGGCCCGGAGGCCGTCCTGGCGCTGGACGGGGTGGACCTGACGGTGGCCCCCGGCGAGTTCGTCTGCCTGCTGGGCGCCTCCGGCTGTGGCAAGACGACCCTGCTCAACCTGCTCGCCAGGTTGGAGGAGCCGACCTCGGGTTCGGTCACCGTCAACACCGCGCGACCCGCGGTGATGTTCCAGGAGCCCGCGCTGATGCCCTGGTTGACGGCCCGACGCAACGTCGAGCTGCCCTTGCGGTTGGCCGGGGTGAAGGCGGCGGCCCGCCGGGAACAAGCCTTGGAGCTGCTCGAACTGGTGCGCCTGGGTGGTCAGGGCGACAAACGACCGCACGAGTTGTCCGGCGGGATGCGCCAGCGGGTCGCCCTGGCCAGGGCACTGGCCTCGGCAGGCCATTCGCCGGGCTCCGACGGCGCGGTCGGCCCCGAGGGCGGCGCGCACCGGCTGTTGTTGATGGACGAGCCCTTCGGCGCGTTGGACGCGATCACCCGCGACGTGTTGCAGGCCGAGCTGGTCCGGGTGTGGCAGGCCACCGCTACCTCGGTGCTGTTCGTCACGCACGACGTCCGGGAGGCGGTGCGGCTCGCGCAACGGGTGGTGCTGCTGTCCTCCCGTCCGGGGCGGGTCGTGCAGGAATGGGCCTCCGACGGCAGTGAACGACTGGTCGAGGAGATCACCGATCGGCTGCGGGAGGTGATCTCCAGCCATGCAGGCAGCTGA
- a CDS encoding sirohydrochlorin chelatase, producing MTSTLVAIAHGSRDSRSPATIDRLVRAVREARPGLVVRAGYLELSTPSLDEVLAEVEPGSVLVPLLLGHAYHAGVDIPAAIERAVRERPGLRLRIAGVLGPDARLEAAVLRRLAEVGVDPTMSEVGVVLAGAGSSQEKSNGLVRQVALDWSRRHGWARVVPAFASATSPSAAEAVQELRAAGAGRIVVAPWFLAPGLLLNRVIDAVRAEAPDAVVAEPMGAAPEVTEVVLSRFASAVEERRGEASP from the coding sequence ATGACGTCGACGTTGGTGGCCATCGCCCACGGCAGTCGGGACAGCCGTTCGCCCGCGACGATCGATCGGCTGGTGCGCGCGGTCCGAGAGGCCCGGCCCGGCCTCGTGGTGCGGGCAGGCTACCTCGAACTGTCCACGCCGTCGCTGGACGAGGTGCTCGCCGAGGTCGAGCCGGGTTCCGTGCTGGTGCCCTTGCTGCTCGGACACGCCTACCACGCGGGGGTGGACATCCCGGCCGCCATCGAGCGGGCCGTCCGGGAACGCCCCGGCCTGCGGCTGCGCATCGCCGGGGTACTCGGTCCCGATGCCCGGCTGGAGGCGGCGGTGCTGCGCAGGCTCGCCGAGGTCGGCGTCGACCCCACGATGTCCGAGGTGGGCGTGGTGCTGGCGGGTGCGGGTTCCTCACAGGAGAAGTCCAACGGTCTGGTGCGGCAGGTGGCCCTGGACTGGTCCCGACGGCACGGCTGGGCACGGGTGGTACCCGCGTTCGCCTCGGCGACGAGCCCGTCGGCGGCCGAGGCCGTGCAGGAGCTGCGCGCGGCAGGCGCCGGACGCATCGTGGTGGCGCCCTGGTTCCTGGCGCCCGGCCTGTTGCTGAACCGGGTGATCGACGCGGTCCGCGCCGAGGCCCCCGATGCGGTGGTCGCCGAGCCGATGGGCGCAGCGCCGGAGGTGACCGAGGTGGTCCTGAGCCGCTTCGCCTCGGCCGTCGAGGAACGCCGTGGCGAGGCGAGCCCCTGA
- a CDS encoding barstar family protein, which translates to MSWAPVVEAIDEAHRVGAWPHVLDGRDFADAETTIAAIARLLAFPDTFGGNLDALYDYLRDLSWLDAGEHRLIWVHLAGLAEDDPTRFPGIRRAVLDAVDQGEQDERSLSAVFIEV; encoded by the coding sequence ATGAGTTGGGCCCCGGTCGTCGAGGCGATCGACGAGGCACATCGGGTCGGTGCCTGGCCGCATGTACTGGACGGCCGCGACTTCGCCGACGCCGAGACGACCATCGCGGCCATCGCCCGGCTGCTGGCCTTCCCCGACACCTTCGGGGGCAATCTCGACGCCCTGTACGACTATCTGCGGGACCTGTCCTGGCTCGATGCGGGCGAGCATCGACTGATCTGGGTTCATCTCGCCGGGCTGGCCGAGGACGATCCGACGCGGTTCCCGGGCATCCGGCGTGCCGTGCTCGACGCTGTGGATCAGGGCGAACAGGACGAGCGCAGCCTGTCGGCCGTGTTCATCGAGGTCTGA
- a CDS encoding ABC transporter permease, which translates to MQAADTERERPAGPGATVDLDQVGAGLDALDTPATRRTPVWRRLLSGLLPPLVAIGALLAVWQLLWALALWPEFRLPAPAAVGGEIWDLVRTGEILPVLWTSLHRAILGFLIAVAVATPLGLVVARVRVVRAAVGPVITGLQSLPSVAWVPAAVLWFGLTPTTIFAVVLLGSVPSVINGLVAGIDQVPPILTRAGKAMGASRFSNARHILLPAALPGYLAGCKQGWAFSWRSLMAAELIAASPQLGIGLGQTLEQARAFNDMPGVLAAILLILLVGVSVDLLVFRPLERRILLARGLSGMA; encoded by the coding sequence ATGCAGGCAGCTGACACCGAACGGGAGCGCCCCGCAGGCCCGGGGGCCACGGTCGATCTCGATCAGGTCGGGGCGGGCCTGGACGCATTGGACACCCCGGCTACCCGCCGCACCCCGGTGTGGCGCCGGTTGCTGTCGGGTCTGTTGCCGCCGCTGGTGGCGATCGGTGCCCTGCTGGCGGTCTGGCAGCTGCTGTGGGCCCTGGCGTTGTGGCCGGAGTTCCGGCTGCCCGCGCCTGCGGCGGTCGGCGGCGAGATCTGGGATCTGGTGCGGACCGGCGAGATCCTGCCGGTGCTGTGGACCTCGCTGCATCGGGCGATCCTGGGCTTCTTGATCGCCGTGGCGGTGGCCACCCCGCTGGGCTTGGTGGTGGCCAGGGTCCGGGTGGTCCGCGCCGCCGTCGGCCCGGTGATCACCGGGCTGCAAAGCCTTCCCTCGGTGGCCTGGGTACCCGCCGCCGTGCTGTGGTTCGGGCTGACACCCACCACGATCTTCGCGGTCGTGCTGCTGGGGTCGGTCCCGTCGGTGATCAATGGCCTGGTGGCCGGAATAGATCAGGTGCCACCCATCCTGACCCGGGCGGGCAAGGCCATGGGGGCGAGCCGGTTCTCCAACGCCCGGCACATCCTGTTGCCCGCCGCACTGCCCGGTTATCTGGCGGGCTGCAAACAGGGCTGGGCCTTCTCCTGGCGGTCGCTGATGGCCGCCGAGCTCATCGCGGCGTCCCCGCAGTTGGGCATCGGACTGGGGCAGACCCTCGAACAGGCCAGGGCCTTCAACGACATGCCCGGCGTGCTCGCGGCCATCCTGCTCATCCTGCTGGTGGGGGTGAGCGTCGACCTGCTGGTGTTCCGGCCCTTGGAGCGTCGGATACTGCTCGCTCGAGGACTGTCCGGAATGGCATAG
- a CDS encoding zinc-binding dehydrogenase has translation MFAVYASAANPNDPTAGLLIGERPEPSVPDGWVRVHVKAASLNMHDLWTLRGVGIKADAFPMILGCDGAGVLDDGTEVVIHPVINAPGWRGDETLDPKRTLLTERHQGTFADSVVVPEGNVVAKPTELSFVESAALGTAWLTAYRMLFVQAQVRPGQTVLVQGSSGGVATALIQLASAAGVRVWSTGRTEEKRALATTLGAHATFEAGTRLPERVDAVFETVGKATWSHSLKSLRPGGALVVSGTTTGADPSADLQRVFFLQLRVLGSTMGTRQELIDLISFLRLHDIRPQIGLTLPLPEAAAGFAAMQEGNTAGKIVFTR, from the coding sequence ATGTTCGCCGTATATGCCAGCGCCGCAAATCCGAACGATCCCACCGCCGGGCTTTTGATCGGCGAACGCCCGGAGCCCTCGGTCCCCGACGGCTGGGTTCGGGTGCACGTCAAGGCGGCCAGCCTGAACATGCACGACCTATGGACCCTGCGGGGGGTGGGTATCAAGGCCGACGCCTTCCCGATGATCCTCGGGTGCGATGGGGCGGGCGTGCTCGACGACGGAACCGAGGTCGTCATCCATCCGGTGATCAACGCCCCGGGTTGGCGTGGTGACGAGACTCTGGACCCGAAGCGGACCCTGTTGACCGAACGCCATCAGGGCACGTTCGCCGACTCGGTGGTGGTGCCCGAGGGCAATGTCGTGGCCAAGCCCACCGAGTTGTCCTTCGTGGAGAGTGCCGCGCTGGGAACGGCGTGGCTGACCGCCTATCGGATGCTCTTCGTCCAGGCCCAGGTGCGGCCGGGTCAGACGGTGTTGGTGCAGGGCTCCTCCGGTGGGGTCGCCACGGCGTTGATCCAGCTCGCCAGCGCGGCGGGCGTCCGGGTGTGGTCGACGGGTCGGACCGAGGAGAAGCGAGCGTTGGCGACGACGCTGGGCGCCCATGCGACCTTCGAAGCGGGAACACGGCTCCCCGAGCGGGTGGACGCGGTATTCGAGACCGTCGGGAAGGCCACCTGGTCGCACTCGTTGAAGTCGCTGCGGCCGGGCGGCGCTCTCGTGGTCTCCGGCACCACCACCGGCGCGGACCCGAGCGCCGATCTGCAGCGGGTGTTCTTCCTGCAGCTGCGGGTGCTCGGCTCCACCATGGGCACCCGGCAGGAGTTGATCGACCTGATCTCGTTCCTCCGACTGCACGACATCCGCCCGCAGATCGGGCTGACGCTGCCGTTGCCGGAGGCGGCGGCGGGCTTCGCGGCGATGCAGGAGGGCAACACGGCCGGGAAGATCGTCTTCACCCGATGA
- a CDS encoding ABC transporter substrate-binding protein: MNPASRRGPQRAMAAALVVPIALILSGCSRVERDSTDQTAEVADQGPAEVVNLGYFPNITHWSALIGVADGRFEEALGDTRLETHTFNAGPDAVNGLLGDSLDIQFIGSNPTLSAYEQSDGTHTRLIAGVTSGGAQLVVRPEIASVDDLGGSTIATPQLANTQDVAAKKWLFDNDIPQGTGDDEVEVSNVDNAETLALFRDGQLDGGWLPEPWSSRLVIEADAEVLVDERDEWPDGRFPTTVIIARTEFLQAHPETVEAILRAHVETVLWARENPEVAKASANEELERLTGNPLDDEVLDRAWENIEPTWDPDAGGFPQLAENSVDAGLTDEAPELSAFSDLRPLNRVLTDLGEEPVDDAGLDDES, translated from the coding sequence ATGAACCCCGCGTCTCGTCGCGGCCCACAGCGCGCGATGGCCGCAGCGCTGGTGGTCCCGATCGCACTGATCCTCTCCGGTTGCTCCCGCGTCGAGCGCGATTCGACCGATCAGACCGCCGAGGTGGCCGATCAGGGACCTGCGGAGGTCGTCAATCTCGGCTACTTCCCGAACATCACCCACTGGTCGGCGCTGATCGGCGTCGCCGACGGCCGGTTCGAGGAGGCGCTGGGCGACACCCGTTTGGAGACTCATACCTTCAATGCGGGCCCCGACGCCGTGAACGGTCTGCTCGGCGACTCGCTGGACATCCAGTTCATCGGTTCCAACCCGACCCTCAGCGCCTACGAGCAGTCCGACGGCACCCACACGCGGCTGATCGCGGGCGTCACCTCCGGCGGTGCGCAACTCGTGGTCCGGCCGGAGATCGCCTCGGTGGACGATCTCGGCGGCAGCACCATCGCGACCCCGCAGCTGGCCAACACCCAGGACGTCGCCGCCAAGAAGTGGCTGTTCGACAACGACATCCCGCAGGGCACCGGGGACGACGAGGTCGAGGTGTCCAACGTGGACAACGCCGAGACGCTCGCGCTGTTCCGCGACGGGCAGCTCGACGGCGGTTGGCTGCCGGAGCCGTGGTCATCGCGGCTGGTCATCGAGGCGGACGCCGAGGTGTTGGTCGACGAGCGCGACGAATGGCCGGACGGCCGGTTCCCCACCACGGTGATCATCGCCCGCACCGAGTTCCTCCAGGCTCACCCGGAGACTGTCGAGGCGATCCTGCGCGCGCACGTCGAGACGGTGCTGTGGGCGCGGGAGAACCCGGAGGTGGCCAAGGCCTCGGCGAATGAGGAGTTGGAGCGGCTCACCGGCAATCCGCTGGACGACGAGGTGCTCGACCGGGCCTGGGAGAACATCGAGCCTACCTGGGATCCGGACGCCGGTGGTTTCCCGCAGCTCGCCGAGAACTCGGTGGACGCCGGGCTGACCGACGAGGCGCCGGAGCTGTCCGCGTTCAGCGATCTGCGGCCGTTGAACCGGGTGTTGACCGACCTCGGCGAAGAGCCGGTCGACGACGCGGGCCTCGACGACGAGTCCTGA
- a CDS encoding enoyl-CoA hydratase-related protein, whose protein sequence is MTETLVRHRVANGTATITLDSPRNRNALSATLRRELRAHLLADIADESVRVIVLDHTGPVFCSGMDLRESRDATAGDQGVNEFPEILELIWTSPKPVVARLAGPARAGGVGLVAAADIAVAVDTATFAFSEVRLGVVPAVISVTVLPRLAAKAAHELFLTGETFDAARAVDIGLLNSAVPADRLDAEIDRFTGMLAKGGPNALAATKAMLRAPRAGSLAEEFAEMLALSARHFAGEEGQEGIRAFAEKRLPGWVVADAGSTDDTR, encoded by the coding sequence ATGACCGAGACCCTGGTGCGGCATCGCGTTGCGAACGGTACGGCGACGATCACCCTCGACTCCCCGAGGAACCGCAATGCGTTGTCCGCCACGCTGCGGCGCGAGCTGCGCGCGCATCTGCTGGCCGACATCGCCGACGAATCGGTGCGGGTCATCGTCCTCGATCACACCGGTCCGGTCTTCTGTTCCGGGATGGACCTGCGGGAGTCCCGCGATGCGACGGCGGGCGACCAGGGCGTCAACGAGTTCCCGGAGATCCTGGAGCTGATCTGGACCAGCCCGAAGCCGGTCGTCGCCCGGCTCGCCGGTCCGGCCCGCGCTGGTGGGGTGGGTCTGGTGGCCGCCGCGGACATCGCCGTCGCCGTCGATACGGCCACCTTCGCGTTCTCCGAGGTCCGGCTGGGCGTGGTTCCGGCGGTCATCTCGGTGACGGTGTTGCCGAGACTGGCAGCGAAGGCCGCACACGAGCTCTTCCTTACCGGCGAGACCTTCGATGCCGCGCGGGCGGTCGACATCGGACTGCTCAACTCGGCCGTTCCCGCCGATCGGCTCGATGCCGAGATCGACCGATTCACCGGAATGCTGGCCAAAGGCGGGCCGAATGCCCTGGCCGCGACGAAGGCGATGCTGCGGGCGCCTCGGGCGGGCAGCCTGGCCGAGGAGTTCGCCGAGATGCTGGCCCTGTCGGCCCGGCACTTCGCAGGCGAGGAGGGGCAGGAGGGCATCCGGGCCTTCGCCGAGAAGCGCTTGCCCGGCTGGGTCGTCGCCGACGCAGGCTCGACCGACGACACCCGTTGA